The sequence GCAAGTAATTCAAACTGCTCCTCTTCCGACATTTCCGCCAATTTTTCCTTCAAGTTCAGCTCTTTATAAACATTTCCACTTGTATTAAAAAATCTTTTTAACGGCAATCCGCTTTCTTTATAATATTTCTTAATATCTTCCTTCGATGGTGTTTCTTCCACAATATGCTTATATTCGTAATCAATCCCATTTTCCTCCAGCCATTTTACAGCCTTTTTACAAATTGTACATCTTGGGTAACAATATACTTTATTCATTTTTTTACTTCCTTTCATAATTTATTAAAATTTAAATTCATTAACAAACTGTTGCCCTTTTTAATCAAGAACTTCCTTCAACTCGTCATCTATAACATGAATCATTGGATTTTTGGATATTTCTACCAAATATCCCTTTTTCATCAAGTTTTCTATATGGATTCTCAATTTGGCTCTGCTTATTTCCAGTATTTTTGACAGCTCCTTATCCTTTAGGGGAAATTCAGAAAATATATTATTTTGAATATAAATAAACATTATTTTCTTTTCTGAATCACTTAATGCTAAATTATCCAAATAATCACGTGAAAAGTTTAATTTTTCTATTTTATTTTCCAACATTTCCTTTATACTTTTTTGCCCTTTTTTTATAAATCCCATCATTCCTTTTATAAAAAATGTCACTTCTCCAAAATTTTTAGAGCTGGAAGTGTTTAAAAATAATTTTGAATATTTTTCCTTTTCCGAAAAAATGGCATACGACAATGAAAGTCCTGTAAATATGTCTAATTTTCTGGCTAAATACATTGAAAAAATCATTCTTCCGCATCTTCCATTTCCATCATAAAAAGGATGAATGTATTCAAAATAATAATGTGCAATACAAGCCTTAAATAAAAAACTTATATCCTTTCTATTTGAAAATTTTATTAAATCTTCAATATGCTTTAAGATTATTTCTTCTGTCAAATCTCCCAAATGTATATTTTTAAATCCGTCTGTAATAAACACCGAATTTTTTCTAAATAACTTCCCGTCTAATCTATTTTCAGGATTAATCAAAATTTCTTCATCAAAAATTTCGTCATATATTCTCCGTATTTCCTTAGCTGAATCAATTTTTTCTATTTTTTTTTCAGTAATTTGCTTGTATTTTTTTATAATTCCAGATAGTCTGTCTATTTTTGTAGAATTCATACTGTTATACACATCTTTTTTTGTAGTATGAACTCCTTCAATTCCTTCACTTTTTGTTATCTCATTAATCATAATTTCTCTTATACAATATTTTTGAGCTATTTTTGGCAATTCACCAGATAATTTCAAAATTTCCTTACTATTTTGTATAATCTCATCTTGCAACATCAAAATATCATTTATTGGCAAAAAAAATAATTCAACTTCCTTTAAAACTCTTTCCCCACGTAAAATTGGCAAAATATACAATGAAGTTTTATATACACAAGGATTTTCGAGCCTTTTTCTTAACTCTTCTTCTATATTTACCTTCTGATAATATAATTTCGACAATTCTGAATAATTATTCATAAAAAACTCCTATTTTACATTTTTTTACATTATATATCATTTTTGAAAAAAAATATATTATTTTTTTTATAAATTCAAAATTATTACAAATACTTTTTTATAAAAAACACCTATTCTTTTTTATTTTTTTCTTCCACAATAATCCTACTGAAAAAAATATATGACTCACTATAATAAATATATTTTTTTCTTTTTCAGTTGGAGCAAAAAATGTACTATTGCTATCAGCAAAAATATACTTTATAACAAAATATGTAAATATCATTATCATCACAACTATATTAATTTTAGAATATTTAAGTATTCTTTGTGCCAAAATTCCTGAATAGAATATTAATATTAAAGCCAAAATTAATATTAATGCAAAAATAATATATCCAGATGGGTGTATTACTATTGCAAAAATCAATGCAATTCTTGTTAGTATTAGAAGATTTAAAAACTCTTGAATTAATACATATCCTAATATTAGAATAATAATAACTAATCCTTTCAATAAAAAACTCGATGTTCTATTTTTCATTTTAATTTTGCTCCTTAAACTTTCAAAGTTCAAAATCACTCTCATAATACAAAATCTGATTCATATTCCCTTGCAAAAACTCAATCTTTTCCCTAATTTCTTCAGACACAAACGGCAATTTCATATCCGACAAAGTCTCCTTCAAAGTCTGTGTCAATTTCACAATTTTTACTTTATATTTATCCAGCTTCAAATCATTTGCCATTGATTTTATACAATCTTCCAAAGAGCCAATTTCATCAACTAAATTAATATTTTTAGCTTCAATTCCAAGCCACACTCTCCCTTGTGCAATCTTTTCAAGCTCATCTTCACTCATTCCTCTAGCTGCCATCACGTGTTCCTTAAACTCGCTGTAAACTTCATTCATATTATGAATTAATTTCTCTTTTGAATTTTCTCCCAGCTTTTCAAACGGATTCAGCATATCAAATCCAGCACCTTTTCCAAATCCTTCCAAATTAATGTCTAACTTTTTCAATGTTCCTGCAACTTCAGGATACATCATAACAACGCCGATTGAACCTGTCAAAGTAAAATTATTCGCAAATAATTTTTTTCCAGTTGTGGCAATGTAATAACCACCGCTTGCACATACATCTCCCATTGAAACATATATTGGCACAGTCAATTTTTTTAATT is a genomic window of Leptotrichia trevisanii DSM 22070 containing:
- a CDS encoding arsenate reductase family protein, encoding MNKVYCYPRCTICKKAVKWLEENGIDYEYKHIVEETPSKEDIKKYYKESGLPLKRFFNTSGNVYKELNLKEKLAEMSEEEQFELLASNGMVLKRPLLVGKGFVLVGFKEAEWIEKLK
- a CDS encoding Fic family protein, which encodes MNNYSELSKLYYQKVNIEEELRKRLENPCVYKTSLYILPILRGERVLKEVELFFLPINDILMLQDEIIQNSKEILKLSGELPKIAQKYCIREIMINEITKSEGIEGVHTTKKDVYNSMNSTKIDRLSGIIKKYKQITEKKIEKIDSAKEIRRIYDEIFDEEILINPENRLDGKLFRKNSVFITDGFKNIHLGDLTEEIILKHIEDLIKFSNRKDISFLFKACIAHYYFEYIHPFYDGNGRCGRMIFSMYLARKLDIFTGLSLSYAIFSEKEKYSKLFLNTSSSKNFGEVTFFIKGMMGFIKKGQKSIKEMLENKIEKLNFSRDYLDNLALSDSEKKIMFIYIQNNIFSEFPLKDKELSKILEISRAKLRIHIENLMKKGYLVEISKNPMIHVIDDELKEVLD